DNA from Mycobacterium bourgelatii:
GCACGCTGACCCGCAAGTACGCCCCCGACATCAACGGGGTGTTGCGCTGGGCGGAAGAGGCACGCGCGAAGTTGGCGCAGCTCGACGTCTCCGAGGAGGGGTTGGCGGCCCTGGAACGCCGCGCCGAGGAACTCGCCGGCAAAGTGGCTCAGGCCGCGGTCGATCTGAGCAAGATCCGGCGCAAGGCCGCCAAACGGCTGGCCAAAGAGGTGACCGCGGAGCTGGCCGGACTGGCCATGGCCGACGCCGAGTTCACCATCGGCGTCACCGCAGACACTGCGGACCAGGACGATCCGGCCGCCCTTCGGCTGCCCTCGGGTGAGCTGGTCCGCGCCGGCGGCGACGGCATCGACCAGGTCGAGTTCGGTTTCGCGGCGCACCGCGGGATGACGGTGTTGCCGCTGGCCAAGAGCGCCTCGGGCGGCGAGTTGTCCCGGGTGATGCTGGCATTGGAGGTGGTCCTGGCCACCTCTGGATTAGTGGCCAGCGGCACCACGATGGTGTTCGACGAGGTGGACGCCGGCGTCGGCGGGTGGGCCGCCGTGCAGATCGGGCGGCGGCTGGCGCGGCTGGCCCGCACCCACCAGGTCATCGTCGTCACGCACTTGCCCCAGGTCGCCGCGTACGCAGACGTCCACTTGATGGTGCACAGCACGGGCCGCAACGGTGCCAGCGGCGTCCGGCGCTTGACCGATGAGGACCGGGTGGCGGAACTGGCACGCATGCTGGCGGGTCTCGGTGAGTCCGACAGCGGCCGCGCCCACGCCCGCGAGCTCCTCGACGCCGCCCAACGCGACGAGATCTGACACCCCCTCTTATTGCCGCGAGCGTGCGTGTCGGTACACGACACGCCGCCCGACCTCGTACATCTGCGCACACTCGCGCGTGGGGCAATTGTTACGAAAGTGACGCTATGCAACTAATGGTGCAGATGTTACGGCGCGCCTCCACCCTCCAGAAGCACTTCGCGGACAGAATCCCCCCATGAAGATGTCAGGGCTGCTCACTCGCAACACCGCACGGCCGGGACTGATCGGCACCGCCAGGGTCGACAAGAACATCGACCGACTCTTGCGCCGGGTATGTCCCGGCGACATCGTCGTCCTCGACATCCTGGATCTGGACCGCATCACCGCCGACGCCCTGGTGGAAGCCGACATCGCCGCCGTCGTCAACGCGTCGCCGTCCGTATCGGGCCGCTACCCCAACCTGGGGCCGGAGGTGCTGGTCAACAACGGCGTCACCCTGATCGACGAGACCGGCCCCGAGATCTTCAAAAAGGTCAAGGACGGGGCCAAGATCCGCCTGTACGAAGGCGGCGTGTACTCGGGAGATCGCCGACTGATCCGCGGCATCGAGCGCACCGACCACGACATCGCCGACCTGATGCGCGAGGCCAAGAGCGGGCTGGCGGCCCACCTAGAGGCCTTCGCCGGCAACACAATTGAGTTCATCCGCAGTGAAAGCCCGCTGCTGATCGACGGAATCGGCATCCCCGACATCGATGTTGACATGCGCCGCCGGCACGTGGTGATCGTCTCCGAAGAGCCCACTGCCGCCGACGATCTCAAGGCACTCAAGCCGTTCATCAAGGAATACCAACCGGTGTTGGTCGGCGTCGGCGTCGGCGCGGATGTGTTGCGCAAGGCCGGTTACCGACCCCAGCTGATCGTCGGAGACCCGGACCAAATCAGCACCGAGGTGCTCAAGTGCGGTGCGCAGGTGGTGTTGCCCGCCGACGCCGACGGCCACGCGCCCGGCCTGGAACGCATCCAGGACCTGGGCGTGGGCGCCATGACCTTCCCCGCCGCGGGATCGGCGACCGACCTGGCTCTGCTGCTGGCTGACCACCACGGCGCGGCGCTTCTCGTCACCGCTGGACACACCGCCAACATCGAGACGTTCTTCGACCGGACGAAGACGCAGAGCAACCCGTCGACCTTCCTCACCAGACTGCGGGTGGGGGAGAAGCTGGTGGACGCCAAGGCCGTGGCGACCCTGTACCGCAACCACATCTCGGCCGGTGCGATCGCGCTGCTGGCGCTGACCATGCTGATCGCCATCATCGTCGTGCTGTGGGTGTCTCGCACTGACTCGGTGGTCATGCACTGGCTCATTGACTACTGGAACCGCTTCACCCTCTGGGTGCAGAACCTGGTTTCGTAGCCCACCCTGGCCTCGTTAAGAACGGTGTATTCATGATCTCGCTACGCCACCATGCGATCTCGCTGGCAGCTGTCTTTCTGGCGCTGACCATCGGAGTCGTTGTCGGTTCCGGCTTCTTCTCGGACACCGTGCTTTCCACCCTGCGTAACGAGAAACGGGACCTGGCCAGCCAGATCAGCGGGCTCACCGACCAACGCAACCAGCTGAACGAAAAGCTCAGCGCGGCAAACACTTTCGATACCCAAGTGGTGGGCCGGACGGTGCATGACGCATTGGCCGGCAAGACGGTGGTCATCTTCCGAACCCCCGATGCCAAGGACGACGACGTCGCGGCCGTGTCGAAGATCGTGGGACAGGCCGGCGGCGCGGTCACCGGAACGGTGTCGTTGACCCAGGAGTTCGTCGAAGCCAACTCGGGGGAGAAGTTGCGGTCGGTGGTGAACTCGTCCATCCTGCCGGCCGGAAGCCAATTGAGCACCAAGCTCGTCGACCAGGGTTCGCAGGCCGGCGACCTGCTCGGCATCGCCTTGCTGGTCAACACCAAGCCGGATACTCCACCCGTCCCGGCCGTCGACGCCACCCAGCGCGAGACGGTGCTGGCCGCGCTGCGGGAAACCGGGTTCATCACCTATCAGCCCAGTGATCACATGGACGCGGCCAACGCCGCGATCGTCGTGACCGGCGGGGCACTACCCGCCGACGCCGGAAACCAGGGGGTCAGCGTGGCGCGATTCGCCGCCGCGCTCGCGCCGCACGGCTCCGGCACGGTGCTGGCGGGCCGGGAGGGCTCGGCGACGGGCAGCGCCGCGGTCGCCGTGGCCCGCGCCGACTCCGGTATGGCGGCCGCCATCAGCACCGTCGACGACGTGGACAGCGCGCCCGGTCGCATCACCGCGATCCTGGCCTTGCACGACCTCATTTCGGGTGGTCACACGGGTCAATACGGCACCGGACACGGAGCCACCTCGGTCACCGTTTCCCAGTAGGCCGGCGTCGCCGGGCTTCTCCCGGCTTCGGCCCCGGATTTCTCCCCGGCTGCCCGGCAGGGCGTGTTCCCCGCGCGGGAAGGCTGCGGATGTTAGGGTGGGTTTCCGTGGGTCGGCAGGCCCAGCAACGGCCCAAAGACGTACCGCCCTGCCCGTCTTCACGGAGGTCGCCCTTTTGCGTAAGCATTCGCAAACCGTCACCAAGCACCTCTTCGTCAGCGGGGGCGTCGCTTCGTCGCTGGGCAAGGGCTTGACAGCCAGCAGCCTCGGCCAGCTACTTACCGCGCGCGGGCTACACGTGACGATGCAGAAGCTCGACCCCTACCTCAACGTCGACCCGGGCACCATGAACCCGTTCCAACACGGCGAGGTTTTCGTCACCGAGGACGGCGCCGAAACCGACCTCGACGTCGGGCACTACGAGCGGTTCTTGGATCGCGACCTATCCGGCTCGGCGAACGTGACCACCGGCCAGATTTATTCGACGGTGATCGCCAAGGAGCGCCGCGGCGAATACCTCGGCGACACGGTTCAGGTGATCCCGCACATCACCGATGAGATCAAGCGGCGAATCAGGGCAATGGCCGAACCGGACGCCAACGGCGTGCGCCCTGACGTGGTGATCACCGAAATCGGCGGAACCGTGGGCGATATCGAATCGCAGCCATTCCTCGAGGCGGCGCGTCAGGTCCGTCATGACCTCGGCCGCGAGAACGTTTTCTTCCTGCACGTGTCATTGGTGCCCTATCTGGCGCCTTCGGGAGAACTCAAGACCAAGCCCACGCAGCACTCGGTCGCCGCACTGCGCAGCATCGGTATCACCCCCGACGCGCTGGTCCTGCGTTCCGACCGCAATGTTCCCGAAGCGCTCAAAAATAAGATCGCGCTGATGTGTGACGTCGACATCGACGGTGTCATCTCCACTCCGGACGCACCCTCGATCTACGACATTCCCAAAGTGCTGCATCGTGAGGAACTCGACGCATTCGTGGTGCGCCGGCTCAACCTGCCGTTCCGCGACGTCGACTGGACCGAATGGGACGATCTGCTGCGCAGGGTTCACGAACCGCACGATAAGGTACGAATTGCCTTGGTGGGCAAGTATATTGAGCTATCCGATGCCTACCTCTCGGTGGGCGAGGCGTTGCGCCACGGGGGATTCAAGCACCGCGCCAAGGTCGAAATCGTCTGGGTCGCATCCGATGACTGCCAGACGCCCGCCGGGGCCGCCGCCGCACTGGAAGACGTGCACGGGGTGTTGGTTCCGGGCGGATTCGGCATTCGGGGAATCGAGGGCAAGATCGGCGCCATCCGGCACGCGCGTGCGCGTGGGCTGCCGGTGCTGGGATTGTGTCTTGGCCTGCAGTGCATTGTCATCGAGGCGGCCCGCTCGGTCGGGCTCACCGAGGCCAATTCGGCTGAGTTCGAACCGGACACGCCGGATCCCGTGATCTCCACGATGGCCGACCAGCAGCAGATCGTCGCAGGCGAGGCCGATCTCGGCGGCACCATGCGCCTGGGCGCCTACCCAGCGGTGCTGGAGGCGGATTCGATTGTGGCCCAGGCATATCAAGCGACGCAGGTGTCCGAGCGGCATCGGCACCGCTACGAGGTCAACAACGCCTACCGGGACAAGATCGCCGAAAGCGGGCTGCGGTTTTCCGGCACCTCACCCGACGGGCATCTGGTCGAGTTCGTCGAATATCCGCCAGAACAGCACCCGTTCGTCGTCGGCACCCAGGCCCATCCGGAACTGAAGAGCCGGCCGACGCGCCCGCATCCGCTGTTCGTGGCCTTTGTCGGTGCGGCAATCGACTACAAGGAGGCGGAGTTGCTGCCCGTCGAGATCCCCGAGCAGCACGCGTCCAACGGCACCGAGCTGAGGGATAACCATCGAGAGGAAGAGGCGCAGCCGCTTCCTGAACCCGCTACTCGTGGCTGACCACATCTTCGAAACCGTTTCGTCCGAAACCCTCTATCAGGGAGCGATTTTCGCGCTGCGCCGGGACCAGGTGCGGATGCCGGGCGGCACCATCGCAGCGCGCGAAGTGGTAGAGCACTACGGTGCGGTGGCCATCGTAGCGATGGACGAAGAGAACAGAATCCCGCTGATCTACCAATACCGGCACACGTGCGGCCACCGACTTTGGGAACTGCCCGCCGGCCTGCTCGACGTCGGCGGAGAGCATCCGCACGTGACGGCACAGCGTGAACTGCAGGAGGAGGCGGGCCTCAAGGCCAGTAATTGGCAGGTACTCGTCGACCTCAATACCGCGCCAGGATTCAGCGACGAGTCCGTGCGGGTCTACCTCGCGACGGGGCTCGACGAGGTGGACCGCCCCGAGGCGCACCACGAAGAGGCCGACATGACGATGCGGTGGTACCCCATCGCCGAGGCGGCGGGGCTGGTGCTGACCGGCGATATCGTCAATTCCATTGCTGTTGCCGGGATTTTGGCCGCCCACGCGGTGCTCAGCGGTTTCGCGCAACCACGCCCGCTGGATACCCCGTGGCCGGACAGGCCGACGTCGTTCGCCGCGCGCAAGGCCGCGCAATGACGGCGGCGCTGACGCTGGAATCCCAGCTGCAGGGCTATCTGGACCACCTGACCATCGAGCGGGGCGTGGCGGCGAACACGCTGAGCTCTTACCGGCGCGATCTGCGCCGCTACCTCAAGCACCTGTCCGATCGGGGAATCAGCGATCTGAACACGGTCGGGGAGGACGACGTCAGCGAATTCCTGATGGCGCTGCGGCGCGGGGATCCCGAATCGGGAACGCCTGCGCTGTCGGCGGTTTCGGCGGCGCGGGCACTCATTGCGGTGCGAGGGCTGCATCGGTTCGCCGCCGCCGAAGGCCTGGCCGACGTTGACGTGGCGCGGGCCGTGCGCCCCCCGACTCCCGGCCGGCGGCTGCCCAAGAGCCTGACGGTCGACGAGGTGTTGGCCTTGTTGGAGGCCGCCGGGGGAGACAACGCGGCCGACGGCCCGCTGACACTGCGCAACCGGGCGTTGTTGGAGCTGCTGTACTCCACCGGAGCACGCATTTCCGAGGCCGTCGGCCTCGACGTCGACGACATCGACACCCAAGCTCGGTCCGCGTTGTTGCGCGGCAAGGGCGGTAAGCAGCGACTGGTGCCCGTAGGCCGACCGGCCGTCGCGGCATTGGACGCCTACCTGGTCCGCGGCCGACCCGATCTGGCGCGTCGCGGCCGCGGCACGCCCGCCATCTTTCTCAATGCGCGCGGTGGCCGGTTGTCGCGGCAGAGCGCCTGGCAGGTGCTGCAGGATGCCGCCGAACGTGCGGGCATCACCGCGGGTGTGTCGCCGCACATGTTGCGGCATTCGTTCGCCACACACTTGTTGGAGGGCGGCGCCGATGTCCGGGTGGTTCAGGAATTACTGGGCCACGCCTCGGTGACCACGACGCAGATCTACACCCTCGTCACCGTGCACGCGCTGCGTGAGGTGTGGGCAGGCGCGCATCCGCGCGCCCGCTAGCCCAGGTAGTCGGACTCCAACACCAGGTCGGACATCATGGTCTGGTACTCCACATGAGTCTTGTGCTCGACGGTGTTCCATAACTTGCCCTGCTGCTCGCGCATATAGGCGCGGTACTTGGGTGCGCCCGGGATTCGGACATTGTCGGCGACGACGATCGAGCCCGGGTGTAGCCAACCGCGGTCCACGATGCTCTGCAGGTCGGGCAGGTACGCGTTTTTGTCGTGGTCGAGGAACACGAAATCGAGTGCGCCACTGGAAAATCCGTGTTCGATGGCCAGTGTGTCCAGGGTGCGCCCACCGTCGCCGATGGTGCCGACGACACACGTCACTCGGTCAGCCACCCCGGCATGGGCCCAAATCTGCCGGGCATTGACGGCGTTGGCCTCGGCGAGCTCGACCGAAAAAATCTTCGCCTTCGGCGCCGCCCGGGCGATCCGCAGCGCGCCGTAGCCGACGTAGGTGCCTAGCTCGAGGACCAGCGACGGATCGGCGCGGCGCACGGCGGCGTCGAGGATGAGGCCCTTCTCGTCGCCGACGTTCATCAAGATCGACTTGTCGTAGGCGTACTTGTCGATGGTTGCCAGCACGTCGTCAATGTCGCCGCGTTTTGCGTTCCTGAGCACGTAGTCGACCGCGGCCGCTTCGCGCCCATCGCCGATCTGGCCGGTCGTGGTGACGTTGCGGACTCCGGTGGCCATTCGCCACACCGACCACCGCAGGAGGGGTATGCGCCGCTTGAGGTCCATGGGAACCCACGATAGCCACGCGACTGCATCGTGGCTTTGGCAGTCTTGTCGGCTTGCCGCTTTCCCTGTGGGTTCCGAGTTGCTGGACCGGTGTCGTTTAAGGCAAGGTTTAAGGAGGTGCGCCGGGAAGATCTGGTCGGCAGCTTGGCCCGAGTGGGGTCGGGCTTTGAGTTTGCTAACTAGAAGGTGCCGTTATTGATGCTTCGCCGTATCTCCAATGAGCTTCTATCCGGCGTGGCGGTGGCCATTGTTGCCTTGCCGTTGGCCATCGCGTTCGGAATCACCGCGACGGGAACCTCCGAAGGTGCGCTCATCGGGCTTTATGGCGCCATCTTTGCCGGGTTTTTCGCGGCTGTGTTCGGTGGCACGCCCGCCCAGGTGACCGGTCCCACCGGCCCTATCACCGTCGTCGCAACGGCGACCATCGCGGCCCACGGGCTAGAGGCCGGCTTCGTCGCGTTCATCTTGGCCGGCCTGTTCCAGATCCTGTTCGGGGTCTGCCGCATCGGTTCGCTCATCCGGTACATACCGCACCCGGTGATCTCGGGATTCATGGGCGGCATCGCGCTCATCATCATGGGAAGCCAGCTGGGACAGGTACGTAGCAGCTTCCTGTTAGTCGCCATAACACTTGTTCTTCTGGTGCTGTCGGGCCGGCTGATCAAACTGATTCCGCCGAGCCTGCTGGTGCTTCTCCTCGTTACCGCGGTGTTGCCGCTGGTTCAGCATTGGTTGCAAGACATCCGCATCGGACCGGTCTGGATCAACAGGACGGTGGACTACATCGGCAAGATTCCGGAGGCTATGCCGGCGTTGCACATACCGGAACTCAGCGGATCGGTGATTGTGAAGGTGTTGCTGTCCGCGTTTGCCATCGGTCTTCTCGGATCGATCGACTCGCTGTTGACGTCGGTCGTCATGGACAACATCACCGGCACCCGCCACCGCAGCAACAAAGAACTGATCGGCCAAGGCATCGGAAATATCGCCGCCGGTCTGTTCGGCGGGTTGGCCAGCGCGGGCGCGACCGTGCGCTCGGTGGTCAACGTCCGAAACGGTGGCCGGACCGCGCTCTCGGCAGCAACGCACAGCGTCGTGCTGCTTATCTTGGTCGCCGGACTGGGGGCTGCGGTGGCATACATCCCGCTAGCCGTACTGGCCGGGATTCTGATACTCACCGCGGTCGGCATGTTCGACTGGGAGGCCATGCGGAAAATCCACGTGTCGCCCAAGGGGGACGTCGTGGTGCTCTTCACGACGATGGCCATCACGGTCCTCGTCGACCTCACCGTGGCGGTGGCGACCGGCATAGTGATGTCGTTGATCATCCATGCGGTGCGATGCCGACAGCGCAAAGCCACGATCACAAAAGACAGCGACGGCGTGTATCGGATCGACGGCCCGCTGTCCTTCCTGTCTGCCGACGGGGTGTTCAGCAGCCTGCGCGAGAAAGGCGAGGACATCGCGCTGAACTTGGACGGTGTCACCTACCTGGACACCTCCGGCGCTCGCGCCCTGCTGTACTTCCTCGACCATGCCGAGATGGATGGCTTTGAGGTCACCATCCCCGAGATTCCGGCGCACCTGGAGAACCAGCTGCTGGCACTTGCACACGACGAGCAACGCGAGAAGCTCGCGGCCATGATCCGACCGGCGCGACCAAGCCCGAACAAGCTCTGACTTGCCGGCAGGCCATATTTGCCCGCGGGTCGTCCGGCGCTGGCGCACCTAGCCGTTAGACTTTCCTGCGATGTTCATCCTGCCGCTCGTCACCAAGCGCCGCGACCGGGCATGACCGACAAACCCGCCAGCGGCGTCGAGCTCGGTCTCACGGGCCGGCCGCCACGGGCGATCCCCGATCCCGCACCCCGAACGACGCACGGCCCGGCCAAGGTCGTCGCGATGTGCAACCAGAAGGGCGGCGTCGGAAAGACCACGTCGACAATCAATCTGGGCGCCGCGCTCGCCGAACAGGGGCGTCGTGTGCTGCTGGTGGATCTGGACCCGCAAGGCGCCCTGTCCGCGGGCCTGGGGGTTCCGCACTACGAGCTGGACAAGACCGTGCACAACCTGCTGGTCGACCCTCGGGTTTCCATCGACGACGTGTTGCTGCACACCCGCGTGAAGAACATGGACCTGGTGCCCAGCAACATCGATCTGTCCGCCGCGGAGATTCAGCTGGTGAACGAGGTTGGTCGGGAACAGACGGTGGCCCGGGCCATTTACCCCGTGCTGGACCGCTACGACTACGTGCTGATCGACTGCCAGCCCTCGCTCGGCCTGCTCACGGTCAATGGGCTGGCCTGCGCCGACGGCGTGGTCATCCCCACCGAATGCGAGTTCTTCTCGCTGCGTGGGCTGGCCCTGCTCACCGATACCGTCGACAAGGTGCACGACCGGCTCAACCCGCGACTGCGGATCAGCGGCATCCTGATCACCCGCTACGACCCGCGGACCGTCAACTCCCGTGAGGTCATGGCCCGGGTCGTGGAGCGGTTCGGTGACCTAGTGTTCGACACCGTGATCACCCGCACGGTCCGCTTCCCCGAG
Protein-coding regions in this window:
- the steA gene encoding putative cytokinetic ring protein SteA gives rise to the protein MKMSGLLTRNTARPGLIGTARVDKNIDRLLRRVCPGDIVVLDILDLDRITADALVEADIAAVVNASPSVSGRYPNLGPEVLVNNGVTLIDETGPEIFKKVKDGAKIRLYEGGVYSGDRRLIRGIERTDHDIADLMREAKSGLAAHLEAFAGNTIEFIRSESPLLIDGIGIPDIDVDMRRRHVVIVSEEPTAADDLKALKPFIKEYQPVLVGVGVGADVLRKAGYRPQLIVGDPDQISTEVLKCGAQVVLPADADGHAPGLERIQDLGVGAMTFPAAGSATDLALLLADHHGAALLVTAGHTANIETFFDRTKTQSNPSTFLTRLRVGEKLVDAKAVATLYRNHISAGAIALLALTMLIAIIVVLWVSRTDSVVMHWLIDYWNRFTLWVQNLVS
- a CDS encoding copper transporter — its product is MISLRHHAISLAAVFLALTIGVVVGSGFFSDTVLSTLRNEKRDLASQISGLTDQRNQLNEKLSAANTFDTQVVGRTVHDALAGKTVVIFRTPDAKDDDVAAVSKIVGQAGGAVTGTVSLTQEFVEANSGEKLRSVVNSSILPAGSQLSTKLVDQGSQAGDLLGIALLVNTKPDTPPVPAVDATQRETVLAALRETGFITYQPSDHMDAANAAIVVTGGALPADAGNQGVSVARFAAALAPHGSGTVLAGREGSATGSAAVAVARADSGMAAAISTVDDVDSAPGRITAILALHDLISGGHTGQYGTGHGATSVTVSQ
- a CDS encoding CTP synthase; the protein is MRKHSQTVTKHLFVSGGVASSLGKGLTASSLGQLLTARGLHVTMQKLDPYLNVDPGTMNPFQHGEVFVTEDGAETDLDVGHYERFLDRDLSGSANVTTGQIYSTVIAKERRGEYLGDTVQVIPHITDEIKRRIRAMAEPDANGVRPDVVITEIGGTVGDIESQPFLEAARQVRHDLGRENVFFLHVSLVPYLAPSGELKTKPTQHSVAALRSIGITPDALVLRSDRNVPEALKNKIALMCDVDIDGVISTPDAPSIYDIPKVLHREELDAFVVRRLNLPFRDVDWTEWDDLLRRVHEPHDKVRIALVGKYIELSDAYLSVGEALRHGGFKHRAKVEIVWVASDDCQTPAGAAAALEDVHGVLVPGGFGIRGIEGKIGAIRHARARGLPVLGLCLGLQCIVIEAARSVGLTEANSAEFEPDTPDPVISTMADQQQIVAGEADLGGTMRLGAYPAVLEADSIVAQAYQATQVSERHRHRYEVNNAYRDKIAESGLRFSGTSPDGHLVEFVEYPPEQHPFVVGTQAHPELKSRPTRPHPLFVAFVGAAIDYKEAELLPVEIPEQHASNGTELRDNHREEEAQPLPEPATRG
- a CDS encoding NUDIX domain-containing protein, with product MADHIFETVSSETLYQGAIFALRRDQVRMPGGTIAAREVVEHYGAVAIVAMDEENRIPLIYQYRHTCGHRLWELPAGLLDVGGEHPHVTAQRELQEEAGLKASNWQVLVDLNTAPGFSDESVRVYLATGLDEVDRPEAHHEEADMTMRWYPIAEAAGLVLTGDIVNSIAVAGILAAHAVLSGFAQPRPLDTPWPDRPTSFAARKAAQ
- the xerD gene encoding site-specific tyrosine recombinase XerD, which gives rise to MTAALTLESQLQGYLDHLTIERGVAANTLSSYRRDLRRYLKHLSDRGISDLNTVGEDDVSEFLMALRRGDPESGTPALSAVSAARALIAVRGLHRFAAAEGLADVDVARAVRPPTPGRRLPKSLTVDEVLALLEAAGGDNAADGPLTLRNRALLELLYSTGARISEAVGLDVDDIDTQARSALLRGKGGKQRLVPVGRPAVAALDAYLVRGRPDLARRGRGTPAIFLNARGGRLSRQSAWQVLQDAAERAGITAGVSPHMLRHSFATHLLEGGADVRVVQELLGHASVTTTQIYTLVTVHALREVWAGAHPRAR
- a CDS encoding O-methyltransferase, producing MDLKRRIPLLRWSVWRMATGVRNVTTTGQIGDGREAAAVDYVLRNAKRGDIDDVLATIDKYAYDKSILMNVGDEKGLILDAAVRRADPSLVLELGTYVGYGALRIARAAPKAKIFSVELAEANAVNARQIWAHAGVADRVTCVVGTIGDGGRTLDTLAIEHGFSSGALDFVFLDHDKNAYLPDLQSIVDRGWLHPGSIVVADNVRIPGAPKYRAYMREQQGKLWNTVEHKTHVEYQTMMSDLVLESDYLG
- a CDS encoding SulP family inorganic anion transporter gives rise to the protein MLRRISNELLSGVAVAIVALPLAIAFGITATGTSEGALIGLYGAIFAGFFAAVFGGTPAQVTGPTGPITVVATATIAAHGLEAGFVAFILAGLFQILFGVCRIGSLIRYIPHPVISGFMGGIALIIMGSQLGQVRSSFLLVAITLVLLVLSGRLIKLIPPSLLVLLLVTAVLPLVQHWLQDIRIGPVWINRTVDYIGKIPEAMPALHIPELSGSVIVKVLLSAFAIGLLGSIDSLLTSVVMDNITGTRHRSNKELIGQGIGNIAAGLFGGLASAGATVRSVVNVRNGGRTALSAATHSVVLLILVAGLGAAVAYIPLAVLAGILILTAVGMFDWEAMRKIHVSPKGDVVVLFTTMAITVLVDLTVAVATGIVMSLIIHAVRCRQRKATITKDSDGVYRIDGPLSFLSADGVFSSLREKGEDIALNLDGVTYLDTSGARALLYFLDHAEMDGFEVTIPEIPAHLENQLLALAHDEQREKLAAMIRPARPSPNKL
- a CDS encoding ParA family protein, whose amino-acid sequence is MTDKPASGVELGLTGRPPRAIPDPAPRTTHGPAKVVAMCNQKGGVGKTTSTINLGAALAEQGRRVLLVDLDPQGALSAGLGVPHYELDKTVHNLLVDPRVSIDDVLLHTRVKNMDLVPSNIDLSAAEIQLVNEVGREQTVARAIYPVLDRYDYVLIDCQPSLGLLTVNGLACADGVVIPTECEFFSLRGLALLTDTVDKVHDRLNPRLRISGILITRYDPRTVNSREVMARVVERFGDLVFDTVITRTVRFPETSVAGEPITTWAPKSSGAIAYRALAREFIHRFGV